The sequence AAGTTGAATCAGATCATTGGCGTGACCTGATTCAATGGAGTGTTTGAGGGTTGACTAAATTCTAGGTTAAGAAAACGGAAAGCATACATAACTCTATGTATGCTTTTTTTTGTGTTCGGAATTAGATACACAATGTATCAGTCTTACTTTTGTTCAGGCTTTAATGGTCCTGATTCAATACTAAAAATCGACATTCAGTTTGTAGCATTACTGGTCCGACTAATAGGATTTATTGGTAATATACGTGCTATCTGGCCAATCTTGGCTAAGATTGTAGTCAATTACTAAATTGTTTTATCGGCTACAGCTAAGAAAGTAGATGATGAAATCAGTTAACTAAGTCTATGCGTCTCGTTATTATACTAAGTATTTTACTTGTAACAGCTTCCTGCAAACTTGAAATTCCTGATACGGATAAAACGCAATTCACTCCAGAACCAACGGCGGCTTCGGTACCGAGTGGATTAATTGATAAAGTGACTGGGTTGGCCGATAGTCGTAGTCAGCCCGGTAACCTTTGGGCTATTCAGGAAGGAGGTACTCCGCTGGTACTGACAATGTTGGGACAGGATGGCACTATAAAAGGGAGTATCAGTGTGCCAAGATTTACGAATCGGGATTGGGAGGATTTAGCCATTGGGCCTGGGCCGACTGAAGGAACGAATTATCTGTATATTGGCGATATCGGCGATATAAACGTACAGAACAGTATCTCTCAGATTTACCGATTACCTGAGCCGCCAACGTTAAGAACAGCCATCACGCAGATTGAGCGTATTAATTTCCAGTACCCCGATCGGCTACAGGATGCCAGAGCAATGTTTGTTGATCCCCTGACCAAAGATATTTACATCGTTGCCAATCGCAATCCCAACGTCCATTTATATCGATTACCATACCCGCAAAATATCAATGCAATAACTGTGGCCGAAGCGTTTGGCGAGTTACCGATCGTTTCCCCCGTGACAGGAGCTACCATATCGCCTGATGGGAGCGAGATCCTGGTACGAACCTATACTCAGGTTTACTACTGGAAGCGCAAACCCAATCAGAGTGTTGCCGACGTTTTACAAAACACCATTAGTCGGCCAGCGCCTTTGTCATCGGAGCCTAAAGGTGAAGCGATCTGCTTTGATAAAGATGGGAAAGGCTATTTTTCCCTTAGCCAGAAAACCTCAGCCGCATCCGTAAATTTATATTATTACAAAAAGCTGTAAATCAGAAAGTTAATTGCTGCGGGAAGTTTCGAAGGCATATACAGCAAGCGGTCGACTCTACCTGAGTCGACCGCTTGCTGTATAAAAAATGAAATGGCTTGTTATTTCCTGGTTGAATCGGGTTCAACAAGCTTGGTTGTGTCGCTTACCACCAATGTGGTATCATCGCTAATCAATGTATCGTTTTCGATCACGGTGGTCGTAT comes from Spirosoma aureum and encodes:
- a CDS encoding PE-PGRS family protein produces the protein MRLVIILSILLVTASCKLEIPDTDKTQFTPEPTAASVPSGLIDKVTGLADSRSQPGNLWAIQEGGTPLVLTMLGQDGTIKGSISVPRFTNRDWEDLAIGPGPTEGTNYLYIGDIGDINVQNSISQIYRLPEPPTLRTAITQIERINFQYPDRLQDARAMFVDPLTKDIYIVANRNPNVHLYRLPYPQNINAITVAEAFGELPIVSPVTGATISPDGSEILVRTYTQVYYWKRKPNQSVADVLQNTISRPAPLSSEPKGEAICFDKDGKGYFSLSQKTSAASVNLYYYKKL